The Pyrus communis chromosome 14, drPyrComm1.1, whole genome shotgun sequence sequence AACtcggtcaacggtcaacgttgactttaaCCGGTCAACGATCAATGTTgacttttttactttttttgggATTTCGTCCGGGATCCCCTTAGGCTAATTTCAACATTATGGACCCGTTTTTGATGTTCGTTTTCCgaaattcaatcatttgaataaagttttattaattggactctttatgtgcttaggggtaATTATTTATGGCGTTTCCGTCTTCGCTAGTTTGTGTGGCTCTTCAACAGTGAATTATTTGTGAGTGAACTCTTTCTCAAATGCACATTTTAATAGtaaaaatgcatacatgaaaagcatgattgaATGATTATGTTTTTATGAAATGTTTTATGAGATATTATGCTTACTTAGAATATTTCCCATCTTCTTTGTAggatatctgatggatgacaatatattatttagaacatgtttttacacacttctttataatatagatgatggatgactctatactatgaagatgtttttgagatatatgtacctatgtttggaaaaattatgttcaatgtttttgtgcgtatctagtggtcactgttctATCTACGGGTGATGTTACTTATATTGCCTTCGGGCAGACATGTGTAGGGCACTGTTTTGTGCTTATGGAAAAAGATATTTAAATTGCCTTCGAGCGGGCGTGTGTAGGGCACTGTTCTGTGCAtatcttatatatataaacttgttATGTGCAtaaacctatatatatataaataggtttATTTAAATTGCCTTCGGGCGGGCGTGTATAGATATTTAATAGtaaaaatgcatacatgaaaagcatgattgaATGATTACGTTTTTACACACTTCTTTATATTGATActgataccactagttagcacactatatacaagatatgttttatggcatgctagggttttcggaaaacctaccATTTACtatgctattagttttcattaaactttgggggttagtatgttgataactatttcagtattttatatatatatataaacttagtccactcatgtttgttttgcgccctctCAGGACTTAAAATCCAGGCGTACAATCCCAGCGTCAaagcacttccgcatcggcatcttcgagtcctctcgatgtaggacccattcttttattcattcaattttatattattcctttaagtgttctagttagttgtatgctttgaacacattcctcatttgcatattaattacatttaaatttcttttatcttattcatattttagttctcatattttcaataaatgactttcgtcaccctcgggtgtcggccagtaCGTGACCATTCCGATGTCCCACAAACATCGGGATTGGGATGTGTcagcatatcatgtgcatgtcgtATGCATATCACTGGAAATAGAtgatttttaatgaaattaggTCAAAGATTTGTAAACTACAGATCTTTAAGGAATTTCTAGAACCGGCCTTTACATATCCCCCAATGCCATTAATTTTGCGATGCACGTTCACAACAAAATCGACTTTGCAGGTATCATCCACAACTTCATTTTCGACCTCGATGGCGACGCCGTCGTGACCAGCATCGAGTTCTATTTTTCCCAATACCTGATTTCCCAAAATGGAGGCAAAATACTAACCACATATTGCTCCAAAGCTCTCGCACTCGAAGATTTTCTCCAAATATTGCATCAAGAACCCTAATTTCtcacaataaaaacaaaaatcctagattaaaaatttgaaagctCTGATCTTTGCTATGACACTCGAATTCCAAAAAAATGACCCATTGCATCAATATGACAAGCGCCTCTGATCTTAACCGTGATGCTTGAATTCTAGAAAATGACCCATTGCATCAATAAGACAAGCGTTAAGAAAATAAtagaatagagagagagagagagagagagagagagagagagagagagagagagagagagagagagtcttaATTGAACTTTAATGGTGTGGTTGTGTGCCATCATGGCCAATTGTAAGTATCAACTCATGGCTTCTGTCCatcgagagagagaggttaCCTCAATTTGACTCTGAAGGAATACACCCATAATAACCCATTTATGTCGGTgatgtttctctctctctctctctctctctctctctcccctctttgtttctctctacaaaatgagaaatgagagTTGGAATTTCTGGGTAATCCATCTATTTAGGAGGGCAATTTGATAATTGTAAGTTTTAAGAAAATCATATTTCTGTCATATTGTTATATTTGTCTAGTGTATGCTCTATGAATATCCAAAAACCCTATTTTGgtccaagattaagaaaatagGTCATTTTTGTCTATTTCCCTTAAATTTATGTCTAATCAAAGCTTtaagctttaataaaaaaaaattgtgagtaTGGCTCTTTGCATATGTTGCATTGTGGAGCAATGGTCCTATTTGGTAATACCGttaaaatttcatccaaaataaaAGGAGCAATAAACGATGGAAGTTTCCATGGTCCTACCTAAAAAGACCATTGTTGTATGTTATGACAAGTGCAATGACCAATACTTATGAACTTTTAGTTTGGAGATGAGAATTCCAAAGTTAAAGTTTGGGAGTAGTGCTCCTAATTATctaaattacatattaatagaatcttttttgtcaactaaaagagggtgaaaagacgatttagtcttctatcacaaaaaaaaaaaaaaaaaagggccagTAATGTAATTTTTCTAAACCTACATGTGATTTTAGCATAcatctaatattaaaaaaattaaaaattaaaaaaacctcTCACACGTTCTCTTTCTCGTCCTCTctctttattttaaaaacaaaaataaaaaatacaaacacacacacacaaagtgttAGGCACATACTAGTCTTTTAAGAAATGTAATTTGGTAGCATAAAAGCCAAACAAAAGAACTATTTCATCAATCAGTTTAAGTAGCTTACGTGGACTGGATTGGATTTTGAACATGCATAATTAACCTTCTTCAAATCTTAGATGAACAAACTGATCACCATAACATCATTTAATATTTGGAAGACAAGTGAAAGTTACTAGTTATTTATCCCAACTTCATATGTATGTTACCTAAAAGTTGTGACAATTTCTTATTTGCTAAGAATAAATAAggttgagatttgaaattagaCATGAACAAGTAAAATACTACTGCATGATTTGGAATAGaaaacttggatcgttgttgtCTCTATCTAAAGAATAGCAGCTTCAAAACCGATTAATGATTTGTATCTAAACTAGTGATCGATGGCATGCGcaaatttgcatgcatgtacGTGTAAGAGTGTTGCAGTtggaggagagattttttagtgtgactgGAATATaaggtggtacaccacgtgttactATATCAATGGtgaaatatgtgtgttaaaatgttaataacttaaaaaatacaatttcccaccacttatataaaagcATGTGGTATACCACCCATGTTCCTGTCACagtgaaaaatttctccagttGGAGGAGGGAGCAAGGCAATTTGTTCGTGCGGCGAAGGGTGGAAATATGCCATCACTAAGACCGACGGACCTGATGCTGGCAAGGCTTACTACAATTGTGGTGAAAGTTGCACCTGCGTCATGTATGCCAGCCATCACCACCCTATATGTTTATAACCTGATTTTGTTGTGGTAGTACTGATATTGATTACATTCTAATTACTGCCTAATTCTTTTTTGACGCCAGCCGTGGAGATGTGATGGTGAAGGAGCAAGAGAAACTCGGTCCAAGCGAATCATACTGTGAATGCGGTGAAGGCTGGAGTAGTGTAGTCACCAAATCGAAGACCCAGATGCTGGAAAGGCCTTCGTTGAATGTGCTGATGGTTGCACCTCTGTGACTAAAGCCTAAAACTATGGCTTCTATTTCTAGTTCTAGGGGATTACTGGCTCATATAGCGTTGTGTGTGATTTCGAACAACGGAAGCGAATTGTTAGATTATATCTCGCTCCGTTACATATTCATTAGCTGTTCGATTATCCTTTTTTTCGTGTTTCTGTCGTGGTTTGTTTACAAATAAATGACTACATTCCGGTACCCTCTACGTTATCGTCATTTATAGAAACATGTAAAGTGATGATATGTTTTCAAAGCATCTATATTGTCATAGCATGTTCATGtgaaaattcaataatttaaaTACAATGAAGAGGAGCAATTTCATTTACAAGGTACGTACCCCATCTCTTAATTCATTCTCGCCGATTCAAATgtgcaatttttatttattttcaagccAAAACCCAGCATTCTTAATGGAAATTGGGGAAACCCCATTTGATTTTGTACcactttgtatttttttttttttttcaatttttggggGACAATGTATCGATACTAATGCATTGTTGATCATGTACTTTAGGGCAGTGCAGATGAGTTGAATAGGGGTATTTTGCTGATATGTCAGAGCTTAAGATGCATCGTGGGAAGATAAGGAAGCACTACTATTATCCCGTGAAAATTTGTTACTTTTTAAATGTGTTTTTGCATCCATAGTTTATTTTTGAGTTTAGGATGATCAACCCGGTATACATTCTTTTGCTTAATTTGGATTTTAATCTTAGTTTCTGTGTGTAGATTCTGTGGCAAATAAAATCATAGTTCCTGCAATGTCAGCTGTAAAATTTCCTGAGTTTGAAGTGAACTACTCTGATGGAAAAACCCTAAGCTGCCCGTTAGCTCCAATGGGAATGGAAATGTCGCCGAACCCTAAATTGGAAATTCCCAAGCATCCTTAGTAAGCCCTTCATTTCGAGCAAGCTCCAGGCATGTAGTCGAGATTATGTTTCATTCTTCTCCATTTTCCATGTTGTGTTATGTGATGATGATGGTTTGTCTTCAATCTTCGTCTTTCTCCCATGAGTTTCTGGTATCGGTACGCTCAACATCATTTGGATGACAAACCTGTCAATGTGTTTAGCATGGCATGAATGTCAACTCTTCAAATATGCTTTGCTTTATATCGTCTGGTTATTGTGTGGGGGAAGACAAATGGGATTTAATATCCTATTAGATAGTGCGAGACATTCTGGCCATTTCTGTATAGAAAGTAGCTTCAGTCTGCATTTAACACTGGTGGTAGGATTACCAGCCCAGTAGTCGACTTCTTTCAAGCACAGTGGGCGCTCTCATGTGTGCTCGAAACCCGTTGTGGAGTCAGATatatgtgtgcgcgcgcgcgcgtgACTTATTAATTTACCTAacctaattttaattttaatttattgaaGCAAATTCAAACTCTACTACTCAAGTTGAAGATTTCGTGTTTACTCATGATATTGATGTGAACGTGGTAAAAATTAAtctttatttttgctttttattttgggGTTATTGGTGATTAATTGGgatattaattcaatttataCATTTCTTTTGTAGGCCTCTTTTGGTGACGAGTCTTTGTGATTGAACGTGCTTAAGCATTAGAGTGTTCGAAAGTGTACTAAGATTTAAAATCCAAATTAAGCAAAAGAATGTATACCGGGTTGATCATCCTAAACTACATTGAAAATTCTCTCGTTTGAGAGAGAGGGGTCTGACCTGACAGATAGCTCGGGTGCGGTGCTCTGAGTCGCCATGATCACCCAACTTAAGTGTTAAGATATATACTCCTTTCTTGCTGAGGAGCGTCTTCGTCTGAACTAAACGATCGACATATATAGCTCATGACGATATAATAATGGTTACAATATTAGAATTGTCCATAAACAGGGAAATTTTCATGTTCCTGATTAGGCTCAACTCAAAAATATGGAAATCCAGATACttcttttgtattttcttttgccACTTTGTCATCACATCATTTTTTGGATTCCAATTGTCTCAACTCATACAATGACACGTGATGTTGAAGATTTGATTGCATTTTATCCCTCAAATTgtttagggaactttaacgaaaagctcatggtactgttcattttaacgaaaaaccacatttttacactaaaaaatcaatcatgttactatttactttaccttttattttgtccttatcattaaaactcaaagtttttaaacccTTTTTATTAGTCTTCCTTATTGCTTTAGATAACTTTAACGTAAAGCTcctgatactgttcattttaacgaaaatgttctaaaaatcagTCTAGATGCCACTTGGACACTAGACAGTGAGGACCAATGCGATTTAGGAAACGCGAAGACAAATCGGGTAAGGGCTAAGTGGCCGCCTATGCTGGTTAGGCGGGCTAAGCGGTTCCatcatttttaacttttttaatcaagtttaaagtttttctaAATAACCTGCTTAATTAgtgaattttcaaatttagtttttggttttacttattttttttgttgcattTGTGTGATGGCAATATGACttaaattttacattttaactGTCCTAAATTCTCaatacaagtatagtttttattttttagtgtaaGCAAGCACTTAAtgatatgttatataataaatttaatcaaatccGTCTAGTCCGCTAAACCCCGCCTAATCGCCTAGATGCTAGATCCCAACCGACCGCCTGACTAGCGgctaacgttttttagaaccttcaAGATGGGCAATCATTACAATTGACTCTTCCGTTTTGGTTGAGTCACATTATAAAAGTCAATACTCTCGTCTGGTATCAAGAATTGAATTCGATTAGATAAGTTTTCAGATTCACTGATAGGTATGTCCGAAAGAAGAAATTGATGTTAAATAACAAATTTTAGTGCAGGTGGGAAGGTTCAAGAAGGATTAGCCATGAAGGAAGTTTATCAAACAGAAAACCCCATTAACAGAAATTTCAAACACGAAACGAGTGCGGTACTTTATCAATCAGGAAACCCCATTAACAGAAATTTCAAAAGAGAAAGCTCCCCCTTTCAATGGAAGTAGAGAACCTGCTACTAAGCAACTATTTGAGCACACAAACCAAAAACATTCAACACTACCAGAGACTGGGATTCCTATGCTGCATCTTCCTTCTTTCCAATCCCATGCGACAAGTTGTAGATCCCTCGTGCCTGGAGAAAACGCCATCGAACATCGCAATTAGATTGCAACAGGAACAAGGGAAaaaacggtttttttttttttttcaatataaaaGGCTTACAAAGTCTTAGAAGAAGTGAAGTAATTAGAAACTCACAATAAGGAACAATGAAGTAGCAGCTAAAGCAGCTGGAATGGCAACAGAGGTAATCTTATCATACGGTCCCTTCAGGTATGTGTGCTTGTGGATGCTTTGGAACATCTTTTGCTTCTCATAGAGCTTCTCGCGTGGTCGGAAGGGTGGTTCTGACATCCTGTATTACAGACATTATTAAAAGGTCGTTCTATGAAAGTAATATCCAAAAACTAAATTTCTCCAAAAGCAGAAAAACCTCATTGTTCTATAGGTAAAGGTTCCAACAAAAATGCACCACCCAAATATCCCGTGAATAAGCACCATAAACCTGATAGGGTAGCACAGGGACTCAATTTCTAGAGACCCATTAGACCAGACACTAATCCTTCCATAGtccattgaaaagaaaaatggtttAGGGGCAGTTTACCAAATTTGGTAATTATGGTCATAACGgacttaatcaacaaacaaaatctGCCGAAAACCAGCAGTTAGCTTCTTCTAATGTTGGAGGTTTAACTAAAAAATGATTCTGCAGACTAACAACCAGAACTTATATACACGCATTGGCGACAACAATACTTGTCTACCATACAATCACTTCAAATGAGTTAAAACCACAAACAACCTGGACTATATTATATAAGACGACCAATTGGAACTGTAACCACTACCCCCAATAGAACTCAGGAACAATAGTTCAACATAGAACATCTCAGCAAAGCAATGCTCTAATGTCAAAAACAATACCACGCCAGCAGGGATCATACCAAGGAAGCTAATAAATCCCCGTCAGCCCACATACTGGAAAACTGAATTGATCATTTATGAAATTTCAGGTTCTATGCCTGAGGCATTCACAATTTCAATTACACTATCTTATCCCATCTCTTAGTCCACATACTGGAAAACTGAAGATTTTAGCCCCTTTCCCTATACATAAATCATAAAAGCATCAAAGCAGTAGCCTGCACACTGAAATTCTACAAACTGCACTTCCCGCtcaattccaaaccctaaaaCATAAATCTTTCTCAACGGTCAAATTATCAACCGACAGTATCAATCATTTGCCCTAAACCCAATATTCATGAAACATTGAATCCATGATTGAAAACCCACATCATGATTGAATCAACgaaatcatttaaaaaattcacccctccaacaaaaaaaaaaaatggaaatcctAAATGGGCAATACGTAATCGGgtcaataaacataaacatagcgATCAAATATCAAAGATAACGattaatcaaaacaaaataattagaaaagGAATTCAAAGGCAACAAAACCTAACCCTACATCTAAGTGTTTAAGCAGACGAGATTTGTGGGTGTTGGAATATTTGAATCGGAAATTGGAGATTGGGTGGAGGAAATCTTACGCGAAATTGGGAGAGACTAGAGGTGGAGACCAATCAGGTTTCGGAAAGCTGGCGAAACTGCGAGCGATAAAAAGATGTAAGAAGTGGAAAATGATGCGGAAACTTCTAGTCCGATTGGGGTGGGGTATACTCCTCTTCGGTTATATTGGAGTCCAGATCTGCTGTCCCCGGATTACCTCTGCCCAGCCTGCGACTTCCGTCTACTTTTGACACCTGTCCCTGTTTAACCCGTTAACTTTTAGGGGTGTGCTcgcacacccctttttacttctcacatactaattattaatttttgtcttttgatcttctttaattcagttGATCCGACGGACGCAAATTAAGAAGGTGTGTATGAAGTAAaaaggatgtgtggatatcacatcccaaCTTTTATATTAGAGTTAAGTAGTAGACAAGAGACCAAGTGAAATTTTATCATTTACAGAGATGAATTCTAGAATGATGTACTTATACCAGTCAAGATGGAGTCTTTTACGATATAGAATCCTTATTAAACCGTAAGAATTCTAGAAGTTATTTAGGAGTAGATATTGCATTTTCTTAAAAGTGTAATTATTTTTGGCGCACTCCAATCCGTATattgtaggaactccaagaacatagaaaaaCTGACTGATTCCATACCAAATTAGGTTTGTGTATCTTGAGACAAACATGGTCAATCTCAACGAAGTTGACGAACTTCTCTCCGAACAGAATGATGATTGTATCGCTGATCCATATGTGCATCTTTGTGACGAAAACTATTCAATCCATGATCGGAATTATGAGGTATTCGTGTTTCTACCCACCTTACTTTGGCTTTGGAAAATCATGCTCCCACAATGATATGGATGATCAAGTAACCTTTGTTTTCTAGGTCCTAGATGATcaagtcaatatatatatatatatatatatattgttgagtCAATTTTTCAAGTGAATTGAGTGAATTATCTTCTCAAGTTTTATTAGCATGTTTTTGATAAAAACATCGTGCCAAAATATGGTGAAACATttatttcaaacaaaataaacttaCAACAAAGGTCCAATACATGTACACAAAGTAAAATGGGACCttccaaacaaaccaaaaaagcCCAACCAAACGTTGGGACCCAAGAAAACAACCGAGGGTTCGCTGCAACCACTGCAACAACAATAATGCATGTTGATCCGCACAAATCCCATTCCCCAACAGAACCTCGCCTCAACAATCCCATCAACCAATTCCAATCTTCCGTTCAAGAACGGCCACAGATAACAAAGAACCTACAACAAAGTGAAAGAAGTGCGTGGAAATCCACGAGCAACACTACCATCTAAGGCAGACAGCAAAGAGaaagtgatggtgtttggaaCACCCGACCCAGTGGAGGCACCATATCAGAACTCACCGACTCGACAAGCCGCATAATGCGGCGAAACTTGACTAAAGATCGGAAATTAGAGGAAGGAAGAGGAGATACACCAATGGGATGAGAAGAGGGTAAATCAAACTAGGAACCAGGGGAAAAAGTAGCGAAGGGGAGAAAAGAAGGAGACAAaggcaaaaacaaaagaacacccACCGATCCCGGCAACAGCTAGGATCGGCAGCAACGAACTTGAACACGATTGAGAACCACTCTCACACGAAAGGGTGAGAATCGCCCTCAAGAAGAGGGAAGGTCTATCACAGGGAGAGAAGATTCCAGAATTTTTTAAGTGCGAGCATTACTCTCAAATATTTGGAGTAATTCTAAATTGGTccaaacattttaaaatatttcaatagtTACGTATcattaaaaaattgaacatgTATTAGACCATCAACGTGAAGTGATGACCTAAATAATTATCATAGTAAATTTTCACTCCTTTTAAGCTAAACAAATTTAAAGTTTAACTTCGCTTAGAGGTTGTGAATTTAAAACTGTGTAAATGACTTGTTAGTGAAAATAAACTTAAGTATTTGTCTAGCCCGTCACTTAATATAATAGCATCATCAATTAATGGTAGTTACTCATCGGTATCCAATGAACATCCAATTTTTGAAACACTAGGTAGGTATTTGAATGCTTAAAAGATTGGGGAAATTAAGTGTAAATATCGAAACTTCTCACTTGCAAGAGAAAATGAATACAATTAGATTGTAATTGATAGGAGGCGAATGACTTAACCTTATAAtaaactagcaataatatgattcaaaccGTAATACTGACTACAGTTATTCACAtttaactaaataaaaaatataagccaggaaaaaaaattcctaaACCGGGTGGTTATCCAGTACTAGAATAAAAAAAGAGCATTTTCACCTTCTCCCCCTTTTCTTCCTTCGAGCTGTGGCCAGGGCGCAACCTCACTAGCTACCTCTGCCCGGCGGTTCCTCATCCGGTTTCTGCAGAAAAGATGCCTTCAAAGGATAAAATCGCCTATTTTTACGACGGtacacactctctctcctccctcctaTCCTAATCCCTTACTCccacaaatctctctctcttaatcccttttgggttttctaggaTTGTGAAACATTTGAGAAATTTAGTTTGATAACAACAATGGGTATCTGCAGGGGATGTGGGTAGCGTCTACTTTGGGCCGAACCACCCCATGAAACCGCACCGGCTATGTATGACCCATCATCTCGTCCTCTCCTATGATCTCCACAAAAAGATGGAAATTTATGTAAGTATCCAATACTTGTaagtttgttcaattttttgtgTCATTGGGTGTGCAAGTGTTGACTTCAAGCATTAATCTTTGTGTTGTTTATTCTGGTATTCCCCAGCGGCCGCATAAGGCGTATCCGGTGGAGCTTGCGCAATTCCATTCAGCTGACTATGTTGAGTTTCTGCACAGGATTACGCCCGACACCCAGCACTTG is a genomic window containing:
- the LOC137715795 gene encoding uncharacterized protein isoform X2 — protein: MMSEPPFRPREKLYEKQKMFQSIHKHTYLKGPYDKITSVAIPAALAATSLFLIARGIYNLSHGIGKKEDAA
- the LOC137715795 gene encoding uncharacterized protein isoform X1 is translated as MDYGRISVWSNGSLEIESLCYPIRFMVLIHGIFGWCIFVGTFTYRTMRMSEPPFRPREKLYEKQKMFQSIHKHTYLKGPYDKITSVAIPAALAATSLFLIARGIYNLSHGIGKKEDAA
- the LOC137715795 gene encoding uncharacterized protein isoform X3; protein product: MSEPPFRPREKLYEKQKMFQSIHKHTYLKGPYDKITSVAIPAALAATSLFLIARGIYNLSHGIGKKEDAA